The genomic window CAGAACGGAGCCGAAAAAGCGTAAAGCGTGCCCGCTGTAGCCGGGCTCAGATATCCATCAGGTATATGCATGTTTTTTAACCGCCAAGACGCCAAGTCGCCAAGATTTTTGAATTAGAGATTCTTTTCTTGACGTTCTTGGCGCCTTGGCGGTTCATCTTAAAAGTAGAGCTATTCGAACATTTTGTCTGCAGGAATAATGGTGATGTTCTCTGCCTGAATTTTAAACGGAAAATTCATGATCAGTTTGTCCTCTTCCAGAATCGCTTCCGGTTTTGGAGAGTCGTACTTGATCGGACTTGGCGCGTTTTCAATAAGCGCCTTTTTAAAACCCTCAGCATTCTCAGTTACGACAGCAATCACCATGTTCTTCGTAGACAGGTGTTTTTTGATTGCTGCGTTGACCTGATTTAGATCCAAAGATTCAAGATTCTGCTTGCTAAGATCAAAATACGATTTAGGCAATTTGTAGAAATGATCATCCAGGGCATAACCGAGCAATTCAGAATTGGATTGAGCTAGACTGACCATGTAATTCAAGAGGTAATTGCGGATTCCCTGAAGATCGCCCTCCGTGAGTCCTTTTTCGGATAACATTTGCACCTCTCGAACCGCCTGGCGAAGCGCAAAGTGCCGAACTGCATGCGGCACCGGACGGATCCAGACTTGAAATATTTGTTGATGGCGCGAGAAATTGGGCGGGGGCTGGTGGAAACTTCCCCCGAAAGCAAAATGCTCAATGTAGCTGTAGTCTCCGTAGTTCAAACCTCTCTGTTCACGCATCACATTAAAAAGACGCCCCACCAGAGTTCGATGCTGACCGAGCCAGGAATTCATCACCATCATCGGAAAGTAATCCTCCTGAGACCGCGTGAAGGAAAGGGGGTACCCGAAGCTGAAAGCAGTAGCCGGAGTCTTCTTTTCCACAATCACGACCCGGACACCTTCAATTTTTGGAGCAGGCGGCAAAGATTCTTTATCCGCTATCCCTTCGGGGAGTTTCGCAAAATCCTGTTTTAGTTTCTGGATCAAATTCGGAGGATAATTTCCGGCCACGCCGATAATGAGATTTTTTGTGGTGTACTGGTCCTGATAGAAATTCTTTACATCCTGCAAAGTGAGGGATTGAATCGCGCTGGTGGTGCCCTCATTGGGGCGGCCGTAAGGATGGCCTTTGAAAATCGCCCAGTTCAGCGTCTCTTTGCCCAGTTCCTCATCGTTGTTGAAGCGCAAAGTCTTGGCGACATAATTCAATTGATCTGTTTTGAGGCGGTCGAAATCGTCTTCCTTAAAGCCAGGTGTCAGAATGGCGTTCCTCAAAAGTTCGTAGTAGCCATTCAGGTGATCTTTGTGCACAACGCCCACGAAAACGGTCATCTCCTTATCCACTTGTGATGAATAGCCGGCCGCCATGGGAAAAAGCAATTGCAGGATTTCCTGGTAAGAGTTTTTTTGACTGCCCCCATCCGACAGAAGGGAAGCCGTGAGCGCGGCGACTCCTTCTTTGCCCGCCGGATCATTGGCCGAACCTGTCAAGAATGCGATACGGAATGCCACAAGCGGCGACTCATTCTTTAACAGCAGTATTTGGGTGTCCGGAATGACGCCCACCGCCCACAACGGCGGCGTGGTTATCAGAAGGATCAACAAGATAAAGCGCCTCATGATTTCGCTCCTGTCAATGTCACAACGATCCTCTTCTCTTTTTGAAAATACTGTTTAGCGGCGTTTTGAATGTCGCCCGGCGTGATGCTGTCGTAAGTTTTGAAGATCTGATCGACCGCCGCGACACCATGGATGAGCGCCAAATAAGGCGCCATGGACCTGTAGAAACCGTTTGTGATGCTCTTGCTTGTGTCAAAACTCATCAAGAATGAATATTTTCTGTTCGACTTCAAGTCCTCCAGTCTCTTTGCTTCGACCGGCTTTTGCTTCATTTGTTCAAGCGTTTCGAAAATCGCTTGCTCCGCCACGCTCAAGTCTTGAATGTTTTTCAAACGCGCAGCAATGTTAAACAAATAATCATCCATATGCGGTATGTATTCACCGCTTACGAAATCAGCCTTTTGTTCTTGCAAGACCAGTTTTTGAAAGAGCAGAGAGGTTTCGCCAAACGCGAGATCCGAAAGCAAACTCAACGCCGCAAACTCTTTGCTTGCCGGATGAAATGCGGGCGCCTTATATGCAATGGAGAGCAACGGTAACGTGTCACCTTCATAATGGATGGCAGCTTTTCGCTCCTGAGTTTGTTCCGGCTCCTTCGGTATCTCCGGACGATAGTCTCCCGGTTTCCAGGCAGAGTAGTACTTTTTGATCAACGATAGAGCTTCTTCCGGATTGAATTTGCCCGAAACAATGATGATGCAATTTTCCGGACGATAGAAGCGAGTGAAAAACACCCGGCTGTAATCAAATTGATTGGGCATGTCCTGGATGTCTTTGAGAAAGCCCATCGCAGTATGCTCGTACGTGCTTTTTTCGAACGCAATTTCATTCAGTTTTTCTTCCAGCTGAAAGAAAGGGTTTGCAAAGTTCTTGTTGTACTCCCCCAAAACCGCCTTTGCTTCTGTTTGGAAAGCAGACAGTGAATAATCAAGGTTCATAAACCGGTCCGATTCTATGTCTACGACTTTTTCCAGGAACCTGCGGGGAAAATGTACGTAATACACGGTGAAGTCTTCTCCGGTGAATGCGTTTTGATCGCCGCCTATCTCCAGAAGGATTTCGGAGTATTTATCGGCCGGATATTTTTTTGTGCCGCGAAACATCATGTGTTCAAAGAAGTGAGCAAACCCGGTATGGCCGGGCTCAATTTCATGGCGGCTTCCTACATTCACAACAGTCGTGTAGGAAACAAGCCCTGCGTTGTCTATGGGAACCAAAATCACTTTCAAGCCATTTTCTAGTTTTGCTTCCTGATATTTGTACGGGAATATGGATTCACTCCACGCCGGTGAGGCAATAAGAATGAACAAAAAAAGTATGAGACGACGTTTCATTGAAGACCTCGCGGAACGAAGTAGCGCGGACGTCTCGTCTGCGGCCGCTTGCAGGCGGGACGCCCGCGCTACTTTTGTTTAAGTCTTTGTATTGACGATTTCGGAATCCATTTTGATCGGCACAGGTATTGCCTGCCAGATCTCTCGCGCGTACTCACTGATGCTGCGGTCGCTGGAAAACTTACCCATGCCTGCTACGTTCAAGATGCTTTTGCGCGTCCATTCTTCCGGAGTCAAAAACTCTTTTGAGACCATCGATTGGCACCTCACGTAAGCGTCAAAATCGGCGAGGAGCATGTACGGATCTCCGCTCAAAAGCGACTGAACGATTGGCTTGAACAGATCCTGATTCGAGGGAGAGAAATAACCGGAAGAGAGCATATCAATAATTTTTTTCAAATCCGGATTTCGCTCATAATATTCCGCCGGACGATAACCATTCCGTTTCAAGTTTTTTACTTCTTCTGCAGTGAGGCCGAAAATAAATATGTTCTCCTTGCCGACTTCTTCCATGATTTCGATGTTGGCGCCGTCTAACGTTCCGATGGTTAGCGCGCCGTTTAACGCGAATTTCATGTTGCCGGTTCCAGATGCTTCCATCCCGGCGGTAGAAATCTGCTCAGACAGGTCCGCCGCTGGCATAATTTTTTCCGCCTGGGAAACGCAATAGTTTGGCAAAAACACAACGCGCAATTTGTCTCCGATTTCGGGATCCCGGTTCACCACATCCGCAATAGAATTGATCAGCTTAATGATCAGTTTGGCGAGAAAATAACCGGGGGCAGCTTTGCCCGCAAAAATCTTCGTGCGCGGCACAAAAGAATCGTTCGGATTGCTTTTAATTTTATTGTAAAGATATACAACATGAAGCGCATTCATCAGCTGGCGTTTGTATTCGTGAATCCGCTTTACCTGAATATCGAAAATCGATTCCTGGTTTACTTTGACTCCTGTCAGATTGGCGACATAATCCGAAAAAGTTTCTTTATTGGTTTGTTTGATCTTTCTCCATTCCTCCTGATACGCCGGATCCTTTGCCAGAGTCTTGAGTTTTTGCAAACCATACAGATCCGTGATCCATTTTTCTCCGACTTCGCGTGTGATCAGATCTGCCAAACGCGGGTTGCACTTCAACAACCAGCGCCGTTGCGTGATTCCATTGGTCTTGTTGTTGAATTTTTCCGGCGTCATTTCATAGAAGTCTTTAAACAGTTCCTTTTTAAGGATTTCCGAATGCAGCGCTGCGACCCCGTTGACAGAATGGCTCCCGACGATAGCAAGATACGCCATCCGGACCTGTTTTTCGGTGCTTTCTTCAATCAAAGACATCCTGCTTAAGCGCGCAGGATCGTTTGGAAAACGTTTGCCGACTTCCCCGAGGAAACGACTGTTGATCTCGTAAATGATGTTCATGTGTCGCGGTAAAACGGTCTCCATCATGGTGACGGGCCATTTTTCCAGCGCTTCGGGAAGGATTGTATGGTTCGTGTAACCAAAAGTGTTTATTGTGATCTTCCACGCTTTTTCCCACGGCACTTGATAATTGTCGATTAATAAACGCATCAGCTCTACGATTGCGATTGCAGGATGCGTATCATTCAACTGAATCGCCACTTTGTCGGTGAACTCGGAGAAATCTTCATGAGTTTTCAGATAACGCCGGATAATGTCTTGCAGTGTTGCTGAACAAAAAAAGTATTCCTGTTTTAAACGGAGTTCTTTGCCCTGAATCACATTGTCATTCGGATAAAGGACTTTGGAAATGGTTTCTGTTTTTTGCTTATCTTGAACCGCCTTGATGTAATCACCGTGGTTAAAATATTCAAAATCAAAGTCACGTGTCGATTTTGCCGCCCATAAACGCAAATTGTTTACCGTATTGTTGCCGTAACCTGCGATTGGTGTGTCGTAAGCCATCGCCATAACGTCCTGCGTGTCTACCCATTCGGACCGTAGAGTTCCGTCCTTTTCTTTAAACTGCACCAGGCGTCCGTAGAACTTTACGGTGTAGAGGTATTCAGGGCGTTCAATCTCCCAAACGTTGCCGTAGCGAAGCCAGTTATCCGGAGTTTCTACCTGATAACCGTCCCGGATGTGCTGATAGAAAATTCCATACTCATATCGAATTCCGTAGCCATAACCTGGAAGCTCCAGCGTTGCCATGGAATCCAGGTAGCATGCGGCTAGACGTCCCAGGCCACCATTCCCGAGACCCGCATCCCATTCGAGTTCCTGCAACTGCTCCAGGCCCTGCCCGGCTTGCTGCAGTGCCTCGTGAGCTTCGTCCATCAATTTGAGATTGATGAGGTTGTTTCCCAGCGCGCGTCCCATCAGGAATTCCAGGGACAGGTAGTAAACGCGCTTTGCGTCTTGCTTGTAATAAGTCTGCTGTGTTTGAATCCAGCGTTTTACAAGCTGGTCTTTCACAGTAGACGCAAGGCTTTTATATAGATCTAATTTGGTGGCTGAATATTGATCTTTGGCCATAGTGTAAAGCAAATGATTCTCAAATGCAGTGCGAATAGTATTCACACGATCATCTTCTATTTGTTTTTGTTTCTTTCTTGTGGCTGAACTCGTTTTTGATTTACGGACTCGAGTAGGCATGCAAAATTCTACTTAATCGCCGAATGAAATACCGAGCGAGCGGGCTGTGAGCACCGTATCGCAGTTCAGTGGAACGCATTTCATTTCTCTGATCGCCTCGGGGATCGGAATCGTTTTTACATCAGGCGGATCCAGTGCGACCATCATGTTACAACGGCCTTCCAGAATACACCGAACCGCCGCTGCGCCAAAACGCAAACCGATCAATCGATCAAAAGTAGTGGGGCTGCCGCCGCGCTGCAAATGTCCCAATACAAGTGAGCGTGTCTCTTTTCCCGTTAGGCGCGAAAGTTCTTTCGCAACATATTCGGCAATTCCTCCCAGCAAAACTTCACGGCCTGCTTCTTTCTCACCCTTTGTCATCATGCCGTGACCGGCCGGGTGTGCTCCTTCTGCGCAAACTACAATCGTGAAATGTTTACCTGAGTTTTCGCGTTCCCAGATTTTTTCACACACTCTTTTGATATCGAACGGAATT from bacterium includes these protein-coding regions:
- a CDS encoding insulinase family protein, with protein sequence MKRRLILFLFILIASPAWSESIFPYKYQEAKLENGLKVILVPIDNAGLVSYTTVVNVGSRHEIEPGHTGFAHFFEHMMFRGTKKYPADKYSEILLEIGGDQNAFTGEDFTVYYVHFPRRFLEKVVDIESDRFMNLDYSLSAFQTEAKAVLGEYNKNFANPFFQLEEKLNEIAFEKSTYEHTAMGFLKDIQDMPNQFDYSRVFFTRFYRPENCIIIVSGKFNPEEALSLIKKYYSAWKPGDYRPEIPKEPEQTQERKAAIHYEGDTLPLLSIAYKAPAFHPASKEFAALSLLSDLAFGETSLLFQKLVLQEQKADFVSGEYIPHMDDYLFNIAARLKNIQDLSVAEQAIFETLEQMKQKPVEAKRLEDLKSNRKYSFLMSFDTSKSITNGFYRSMAPYLALIHGVAAVDQIFKTYDSITPGDIQNAAKQYFQKEKRIVVTLTGAKS
- a CDS encoding insulinase family protein, whose translation is MRRFILLILLITTPPLWAVGVIPDTQILLLKNESPLVAFRIAFLTGSANDPAGKEGVAALTASLLSDGGSQKNSYQEILQLLFPMAAGYSSQVDKEMTVFVGVVHKDHLNGYYELLRNAILTPGFKEDDFDRLKTDQLNYVAKTLRFNNDEELGKETLNWAIFKGHPYGRPNEGTTSAIQSLTLQDVKNFYQDQYTTKNLIIGVAGNYPPNLIQKLKQDFAKLPEGIADKESLPPAPKIEGVRVVIVEKKTPATAFSFGYPLSFTRSQEDYFPMMVMNSWLGQHRTLVGRLFNVMREQRGLNYGDYSYIEHFAFGGSFHQPPPNFSRHQQIFQVWIRPVPHAVRHFALRQAVREVQMLSEKGLTEGDLQGIRNYLLNYMVSLAQSNSELLGYALDDHFYKLPKSYFDLSKQNLESLDLNQVNAAIKKHLSTKNMVIAVVTENAEGFKKALIENAPSPIKYDSPKPEAILEEDKLIMNFPFKIQAENITIIPADKMFE
- a CDS encoding glycogen/starch/alpha-glucan phosphorylase encodes the protein MAKDQYSATKLDLYKSLASTVKDQLVKRWIQTQQTYYKQDAKRVYYLSLEFLMGRALGNNLINLKLMDEAHEALQQAGQGLEQLQELEWDAGLGNGGLGRLAACYLDSMATLELPGYGYGIRYEYGIFYQHIRDGYQVETPDNWLRYGNVWEIERPEYLYTVKFYGRLVQFKEKDGTLRSEWVDTQDVMAMAYDTPIAGYGNNTVNNLRLWAAKSTRDFDFEYFNHGDYIKAVQDKQKTETISKVLYPNDNVIQGKELRLKQEYFFCSATLQDIIRRYLKTHEDFSEFTDKVAIQLNDTHPAIAIVELMRLLIDNYQVPWEKAWKITINTFGYTNHTILPEALEKWPVTMMETVLPRHMNIIYEINSRFLGEVGKRFPNDPARLSRMSLIEESTEKQVRMAYLAIVGSHSVNGVAALHSEILKKELFKDFYEMTPEKFNNKTNGITQRRWLLKCNPRLADLITREVGEKWITDLYGLQKLKTLAKDPAYQEEWRKIKQTNKETFSDYVANLTGVKVNQESIFDIQVKRIHEYKRQLMNALHVVYLYNKIKSNPNDSFVPRTKIFAGKAAPGYFLAKLIIKLINSIADVVNRDPEIGDKLRVVFLPNYCVSQAEKIMPAADLSEQISTAGMEASGTGNMKFALNGALTIGTLDGANIEIMEEVGKENIFIFGLTAEEVKNLKRNGYRPAEYYERNPDLKKIIDMLSSGYFSPSNQDLFKPIVQSLLSGDPYMLLADFDAYVRCQSMVSKEFLTPEEWTRKSILNVAGMGKFSSDRSISEYAREIWQAIPVPIKMDSEIVNTKT